A window from Betta splendens chromosome 1, fBetSpl5.4, whole genome shotgun sequence encodes these proteins:
- the LOC114858266 gene encoding sialic acid synthase-like isoform X1 translates to MPLKFELCPGRMIGGNHPCFIIAEIGQNHQGDIEIAKKMIKKAKECGADCAKFQKSELEFKFNKRALERPYATKNSWGKTYGEHKRHLEFSHEQYRELQKYADEVGIFFTASGMDEMAVEFLHELNVPFFKVGSGDTNNFPYLEKTAKKGRPMVVSSGMQSMETMRRVYKTVKEHNHNFAILQCTSAYPLEPEDVNLRVITEYQKEFPDIPIGYSGHESGIHISVAAVALGAKIIERHVTLDKTWKGSDHEASLEPSELTELVRAIRLVERALGSGIKQMLLCEKPCHDKLGKSVVAKVRIPKGTVLTMDMLAVKVAEPMGVTAGDIFQLVGKTVTEDVEEDKSVTQEVVVMRTRITTSPWSYVYNYTCPAAETNLQHNQVYPLPGHGLFSLLPSSI, encoded by the exons ATGCCTCTAAAGTTTGAGCTGTGTCCCGGAAGAATGATCGGAGGAAACCATCCGTGTTTCATCATAGCCGAAATCGGACAAAATCACCAGGGAGACATTGAGATTGCAAAGAAGATGATTAAAAAGGCAAAG GAGTGCGGTGCAGATTGTGCCAAATTTCAGAAGAGTGAACTGGAGTTTAAATTTAACAAACGAGCCCTGGAGCGCCCGTACGCTACCAAGAACTCCTGGGGAAAGACTTACGGTGAACACAAGCGCCACCTGGAGTTCAGCCACGAGCAGTACAGGGAACTGCAGAAGTATGCAGACGAGGTGGGGATCTTCTTCACTGCCTCAGGGATGGATGAG ATGGCAGTGGAGTTTCTCCATGAGCTCAACGTGCCTTTCTTCAAAGTGGGCTCTGGAGATACCAACAACTTTCCTTACCTGGAGAAAACCGCCAAGAAGG GACGTCCTATGGTGGTGTCTAGTGGCATGCAGTCCATGGAGACCATGCGTCGAGTCTACAAGACTGTGAAGGAGCACAACCACAACTTTGCCATTCTGCAGTGCACCAGTGCCTACCCTCTGGAGCCTGAAGACGTCAACCTCAGAGTGATCACG GAATACCAGAAGGAATTTCCAGATATTCCTATCGGCTATTCCGGCCACGAGTCTGGAATCCACATTTCAGTGGCAGCAGTAGCTCTGGGGGCAAAGATTATTGAGCGCCACGTAACTTTAGATAAAACCTGGAAAGGAAGTGACCACGAAGCATCGCTGGAGCCCTCTGAGCTCACCGAGCTGGTTCGCGCCATCCGACTGGTGGAGCGAGCGCTGGGGAGCGGTATCAAACAGATGTTGCTTTGTGAAAAGCCCTGCCATGACAAG TTGGGTAAGTCGGTGGTAGCCAAGGTGAGGATCCCTAAAGGAACCGTCCTGACTATGGACATGCTGGCCGTGAAGGTGGCCGAGCCAATGGGCGTCACAGCGGGGGACATCTTCCAGCTGGTCGGTAAGACTGTGACggaagatgtggaggaggacaagagcGTCACGCAGGAAGTGGTGGtaatgagaacaaggatcaccacatctccctggtcatatgtctacaactatacctgtcctgctgcagaaacaaatctccaacataaccaagtttaccccctaccaggacatggtctgttttccctacttccatcaagcatttag
- the LOC114858266 gene encoding sialic acid synthase-like isoform X2 yields MPLKFELCPGRMIGGNHPCFIIAEIGQNHQGDIEIAKKMIKKAKECGADCAKFQKSELEFKFNKRALERPYATKNSWGKTYGEHKRHLEFSHEQYRELQKYADEVGIFFTASGMDEMAVEFLHELNVPFFKVGSGDTNNFPYLEKTAKKGRPMVVSSGMQSMETMRRVYKTVKEHNHNFAILQCTSAYPLEPEDVNLRVITEYQKEFPDIPIGYSGHESGIHISVAAVALGAKIIERHVTLDKTWKGSDHEASLEPSELTELVRAIRLVERALGSGIKQMLLCEKPCHDKLGKSVVAKVRISKGTVLTMDMLAVKVAEPMGVTAGDIFQLVGKTVTEDVEEDQSVTPEVVDGYGKKAKC; encoded by the exons ATGCCTCTAAAGTTTGAGCTGTGTCCCGGAAGAATGATCGGAGGAAACCATCCGTGTTTCATCATAGCCGAAATCGGACAAAATCACCAGGGAGACATTGAGATTGCAAAGAAGATGATTAAAAAGGCAAAG GAGTGCGGTGCAGATTGTGCCAAATTTCAGAAGAGTGAACTGGAGTTTAAATTTAACAAACGAGCCCTGGAGCGCCCGTACGCTACCAAGAACTCCTGGGGAAAGACTTACGGTGAACACAAGCGCCACCTGGAGTTCAGCCACGAGCAGTACAGGGAACTGCAGAAGTATGCAGACGAGGTGGGGATCTTCTTCACTGCCTCAGGGATGGATGAG ATGGCAGTGGAGTTTCTCCATGAGCTCAACGTGCCTTTCTTCAAAGTGGGCTCTGGAGATACCAACAACTTTCCTTACCTGGAGAAAACCGCCAAGAAGG GACGTCCTATGGTGGTGTCTAGTGGCATGCAGTCCATGGAGACCATGCGTCGAGTCTACAAGACTGTGAAGGAGCACAACCACAACTTTGCCATTCTGCAGTGCACCAGTGCCTACCCTCTGGAGCCTGAAGACGTCAACCTCAGAGTGATCACG GAATACCAGAAGGAATTTCCAGATATTCCTATCGGCTATTCCGGCCACGAGTCTGGAATCCACATTTCAGTGGCAGCAGTAGCTCTGGGGGCAAAGATTATTGAGCGCCACGTAACTTTAGATAAAACCTGGAAAGGAAGTGACCACGAAGCATCGCTGGAGCCCTCTGAGCTCACCGAGCTGGTTCGCGCCATCCGACTGGTGGAGCGAGCGCTGGGGAGCGGTATCAAACAGATGTTGCTTTGTGAAAAGCCCTGCCATGACAAG TTGGGTAAGTCGGTGGTAGCCAAGGTGAGGATCTCTAAAGGAACCGTCCTGACTATGGACATGCTGGCCGTGAAGGTGGCCGAGCCCATGGGTGTCACAGCAGGGGACATCTTCCAGCTGGTTGGTAAGACTGTGACggaagatgtggaggaggaccagAGCGTCACACCGGAAGTGGTGGACGGCTACGGCAAGAAAGCCAAGTGCTGA
- the LOC114858266 gene encoding sialic acid synthase-like isoform X3, which produces MPLKFELCPGRMIGGNHPCFIIAEIGQNHQGDIEIAKKMIKKAKECGADCAKFQKSELEFKFNKRALERPYATKNSWGKTYGEHKRHLEFSHEQYRELQKYADEVGIFFTASGMDEMAVEFLHELNVPFFKVGSGDTNNFPYLEKTAKKGRPMVVSSGMQSMETMRRVYKTVKEHNHNFAILQCTSAYPLEPEDVNLRVITFRQSTHLIKVISRESGKAAGLWFSRTRVGHPRCKASLRPLNQYNFKPWRGNNHKASLEPSELTELVRAIRLVERALGSSIKQMLLCEKPMFTPDVKQV; this is translated from the exons ATGCCTCTAAAGTTTGAGCTGTGTCCCGGAAGAATGATCGGAGGAAACCATCCGTGTTTCATCATAGCCGAAATCGGACAAAATCACCAGGGAGACATTGAGATTGCAAAGAAGATGATTAAAAAGGCAAAG GAGTGCGGTGCAGATTGTGCCAAATTTCAGAAGAGTGAACTGGAGTTTAAATTTAACAAACGAGCCCTGGAGCGCCCGTACGCTACCAAGAACTCCTGGGGAAAGACTTACGGTGAACACAAGCGCCACCTGGAGTTCAGCCACGAGCAGTACAGGGAACTGCAGAAGTATGCAGACGAGGTGGGGATCTTCTTCACTGCCTCAGGGATGGATGAG ATGGCAGTGGAGTTTCTCCATGAGCTCAACGTGCCTTTCTTCAAAGTGGGCTCTGGAGATACCAACAACTTTCCTTACCTGGAGAAAACCGCCAAGAAGG GACGTCCTATGGTGGTGTCTAGTGGCATGCAGTCCATGGAGACCATGCGTCGAGTCTACAAGACTGTGAAGGAGCACAACCACAACTTTGCCATTCTGCAGTGCACCAGTGCCTACCCTCTGGAGCCTGAAGACGTCAACCTCAGAGTGATCACG ttccGTCAatcaacacacctgatcaaggtgatcagcagggagagtgggaaagcagcaggactgtggTTCTCAAGGACCAGGGTGGGCCACCCCCGATGTAAAGCAAGTTTAAGGCCTTTAAAT CAATATAATTTTAAACCCTGGAGAGGAAATAACCACAAGGCATCGCTGGAGCCCTCTGAGCTCACCGAGCTGGTTCGCGCCATCCGATTGGTGGAGCGAGCGCTGGGGAGCAGTATCAAACAGATGTTGCTTTGTGAAAAGCCCATGTTTACCCCTGATGTAAAGCAGGTTTAA
- the LOC114858282 gene encoding sialic acid synthase-like, which translates to MPLKFELCPGRMIGGNHPCFIIAEIGQNHQGDIEIAKKMIKKAKECGADCAKFQKCELEFKFNKRALERPYTSKHSWGKTYGEHKRYLEFSHEQYRELQKYADEVGIFFTASGTDEMAVEFLHELNVPFFKVASADTNNFPYLEKTAKKGRPMVVSSGMQSMETMRRVYKTVKEHNHNFAILQCTSAYPLEPEDVNLRVITEFQKEFPEIPIGYSGHESGIHISVAAVALGAKIVERHVTLDKTWRGNDHKASLEPSELTELVRAIRLVERAMGSSIKEMLPCEKPCHDKLGKSVVAKMRILKGTVLTMDMLAVKVAEPMGVTAGDIFQLVGKTVTEDVEEDQSVTPEVVDGYGKKAKC; encoded by the exons ATGCCTCTAAAGTTTGAGCTGTGTCCCGGAAGAATGATCGGAGGAAACCATCCGTGTTTCATCATAGCCGAAATCGGACAAAATCACCAGGGAGACATTGAGATTGCAAAGAAGATGATAAAAAAGGCAAAG GAGTGCGGTGCAGATTGTGCCAAATTTCAGAAATGTGAACTGGAGTTTAAATTTAACAAACGAGCCCTGGAGCGCCCGTACACTAGCAAGCACTCCTGGGGAAAGACTTACGGTGAACACAAGCGTTACCTGGAGTTCAGCCACGAGCAGTACAGGGAACTGCAGAAGTATGCAGACGAGGTGGGGATCTTCTTCACTGCCTCAGGGACGGATGAG ATGGCAGTGGAGTTTCTCCATGAGCTCAACGTGCCTTTCTTCAAAGTGGCCTCTGCAGATACCAACAACTTTCCTTACCTGGAGAAAACCGCCAAGAAGG GACGTCCTATGGTGGTGTCTAGTGGCATGCAGTCCATGGAGACCATGCGTCGAGTCTACAAGACTGTGAAGGAGCACAACCACAACTTTGCCATTCTGCAGTGCACCAGTGCCTACCCTCTGGAGCCTGAAGACGTCAACCTCAGAGTGATCACG GAATTCCAGAAGGAATTTCCAGAGATTCCTATCGGCTATTCCGGCCACGAGTCTGGAATCCACATTTCAGTGGCAGCAGTAGCTCTGGGGGCCAAGATTGTTGAGCGCCACGTAACTTTAGATAAAACATGGAGAGGAAATGACCACAAGGCATCGCTGGAGCCCTCTGAGCTCACCGAGCTGGTTCGCGCCATCCGATTGGTGGAGCGAGCGATGGGGAGCAGTATCAAAGAGATGTTGCCTTGTGAAAAGCCCTGCCATGACAAG TTGGGTAAGTCGGTGGTAGCCAAGATGAGGATCCTTAAAGGAACCGTCCTGACTATGGACATGCTGGCCGTGAAGGTGGCCGAGCCAATGGGCGTCACAGCGGGGGACATCTTCCAGCTGGTCGGTAAGACTGTGACggaagatgtggaggaggaccagAGCGTCACACCGGAAGTGGTGGACGGCTACGGCAAGAAAGCCAAGTGCTGA
- the clta gene encoding clathrin light chain A isoform X1 — protein MEDFDMLNAPVAGNGVGSDEDPAAAFLAQQESEIAGIENDEGFSILDSGEVPSSLVDSNDGTVNGDLHGESNGPSDAYAAISNADRLQAEPESLRKWREEQRERLEVLDANSRKQETEWKEKAKVELEEWHTRQNEQLEKTKTNNRVLDEDFYKQPFSELIGYVTHINHPCYRLDQAAEEAMISDLDENNPGTEWERVARLCDFNPKSSKQAKDVSRMRSVLISLKQSPLVR, from the exons ATGGAAGACTTTGACATGCTGAACGCACCGGTCGCTGGAAACGGTGTCGGCTCAGATGAGGACCCAGCTGCTGCCTTCTTGGCCCAGCAGGAGAGCGAAATCGCTGGCATTGAAAACGACGAAGGCTTCAGCATTCTGGACAGTGGAGAGGTCCCCTCTTCGCTGGTGGACTCCAACG ATGGCACTGTCAACGGAGACCTTCACGGG GAAAGCAATGGTCCATCAGATGCTTATGCAGCAATTTCCAATGCAGACCGACTGCAGGCTGAACCAGAAAGTCTACGCAAGTGGAGAgaagagcaaagagagagactgGAGGTTCTAG ATGCCAACTCTCGCAAGCAGGAGACTGAGTGGAAGGAGAAGGcaaaggtggagctggaggagtggCACACCAGACAGAATGAGCAGCTGGAAAAAACCAAAACTAATAACAG GGTGCTGGACGAAGACTTCTACAAACAGCCCTTCTCTGAGCTCATTGGTTATGT CACACACATTAACCATCCTTGCTACCGTCTAGACCA GGCGGCTGAGGAGGCCATGATTTCAGATCTAGATGAGAACAACCCTGGTACAGAGTGGGAGCGGGTGGCTCGGCTCTGTGACTTCAACCCCAAGTCCAGCAAGCAAGCCAAAGACGTGTCCCGCATGCGCTCCGTCCTCATCTCCTTGAAGCAGTCCCCGCTTGTCCGCTAG
- the clta gene encoding clathrin light chain A isoform X3, protein MEDFDMLNAPVAGNGVGSDEDPAAAFLAQQESEIAGIENDEGFSILDSGEVPSSLVDSNDGTVNGDLHGESNGPSDAYAAISNADRLQAEPESLRKWREEQRERLEVLDANSRKQETEWKEKAKVELEEWHTRQNEQLEKTKTNNRAAEEAMISDLDENNPGTEWERVARLCDFNPKSSKQAKDVSRMRSVLISLKQSPLVR, encoded by the exons ATGGAAGACTTTGACATGCTGAACGCACCGGTCGCTGGAAACGGTGTCGGCTCAGATGAGGACCCAGCTGCTGCCTTCTTGGCCCAGCAGGAGAGCGAAATCGCTGGCATTGAAAACGACGAAGGCTTCAGCATTCTGGACAGTGGAGAGGTCCCCTCTTCGCTGGTGGACTCCAACG ATGGCACTGTCAACGGAGACCTTCACGGG GAAAGCAATGGTCCATCAGATGCTTATGCAGCAATTTCCAATGCAGACCGACTGCAGGCTGAACCAGAAAGTCTACGCAAGTGGAGAgaagagcaaagagagagactgGAGGTTCTAG ATGCCAACTCTCGCAAGCAGGAGACTGAGTGGAAGGAGAAGGcaaaggtggagctggaggagtggCACACCAGACAGAATGAGCAGCTGGAAAAAACCAAAACTAATAACAG GGCGGCTGAGGAGGCCATGATTTCAGATCTAGATGAGAACAACCCTGGTACAGAGTGGGAGCGGGTGGCTCGGCTCTGTGACTTCAACCCCAAGTCCAGCAAGCAAGCCAAAGACGTGTCCCGCATGCGCTCCGTCCTCATCTCCTTGAAGCAGTCCCCGCTTGTCCGCTAG
- the clta gene encoding clathrin light chain A isoform X2, which produces MEDFDMLNAPVAGNGVGSDEDPAAAFLAQQESEIAGIENDEGFSILDSGEVPSSLVDSNDGTVNGDLHGESNGPSDAYAAISNADRLQAEPESLRKWREEQRERLEVLDANSRKQETEWKEKAKVELEEWHTRQNEQLEKTKTNNRVLDEDFYKQPFSELIGYVAAEEAMISDLDENNPGTEWERVARLCDFNPKSSKQAKDVSRMRSVLISLKQSPLVR; this is translated from the exons ATGGAAGACTTTGACATGCTGAACGCACCGGTCGCTGGAAACGGTGTCGGCTCAGATGAGGACCCAGCTGCTGCCTTCTTGGCCCAGCAGGAGAGCGAAATCGCTGGCATTGAAAACGACGAAGGCTTCAGCATTCTGGACAGTGGAGAGGTCCCCTCTTCGCTGGTGGACTCCAACG ATGGCACTGTCAACGGAGACCTTCACGGG GAAAGCAATGGTCCATCAGATGCTTATGCAGCAATTTCCAATGCAGACCGACTGCAGGCTGAACCAGAAAGTCTACGCAAGTGGAGAgaagagcaaagagagagactgGAGGTTCTAG ATGCCAACTCTCGCAAGCAGGAGACTGAGTGGAAGGAGAAGGcaaaggtggagctggaggagtggCACACCAGACAGAATGAGCAGCTGGAAAAAACCAAAACTAATAACAG GGTGCTGGACGAAGACTTCTACAAACAGCCCTTCTCTGAGCTCATTGGTTATGT GGCGGCTGAGGAGGCCATGATTTCAGATCTAGATGAGAACAACCCTGGTACAGAGTGGGAGCGGGTGGCTCGGCTCTGTGACTTCAACCCCAAGTCCAGCAAGCAAGCCAAAGACGTGTCCCGCATGCGCTCCGTCCTCATCTCCTTGAAGCAGTCCCCGCTTGTCCGCTAG